The Motacilla alba alba isolate MOTALB_02 chromosome 27, Motacilla_alba_V1.0_pri, whole genome shotgun sequence genome includes a window with the following:
- the RUNDC1 gene encoding RUN domain-containing protein 1, producing MEGEGGSLGPGERWAPVGAVSAEEDEDEEDEEAAATGGDSPESVPRLRAERRRLHGALLALASHFAQVQFRLRQVARAGPAEQQRLLRDLEDFAFRGCPAPLPHGLGAAPGEREKQEQIEVQKEKQRELILQLKTQLDDLETFAYQEGSYDSLPQSVVMERQRMIINELIKKLDMDLSEDFAALSPEELRQRVDAAIAQIVNPARVKEQLVEQLKTQIRDLEMFINFIQDEVGSSGKAEDGHCDCGGSYKPSTRPSGNRVNPEDARRMQETGLQLMRRVLAVLQIFAVSQFGCATGQIPRTLWQKDQDNQDFSPLIEKLELSVERVRQLALKHQQAEHVICSSELQDVPLGGRDELTLAVRRELAVALRDLLAHGLYASSPGMSLVLAPIACLIPAFTPSPQTMHPWELFVKYYNAKNGRAFVESPARKLSQSFALPVTGAVVATPKQSLLAAIHTVLTEHGPFKRSADSELKALVCMALNEQRLVSWLNLICKSGALVQSHYQPWSYMANTGFESALTLLSRLSNLKFNLPVDLAVRQLKNIKDAF from the exons ATGGAGGGAGAGGGCGGCTCGCTGGGCCCCGGCGAGCGCTGGGCGCCGGTGGGCGCCGTGTCGGCGGAGGAGGACGAGGACGAGGAGGACGAAGAGGCGGCGGCCACGGGGGGAGATTCGCCGGAGTCGGTGCCGCGGCTGCGGGCCGAGCGGCGCCGGCTGCACGGGGCGCTGCTGGCGCTCGCCTCGCACTTCGCTCAGGTGCAGTTCCGGCTGCGGCAGGTGGCCCGGGCCGGCCCGGCCGAGCAGCAGCGCCTGCTCCGCGACCTCGAGGACTTCGCCTTCCGCGGCTGCCCCGCGCCGCTGCCGCACGGTCTCGGCGCCGCTCCG ggtgAGCGAGAGAAGCAGGAGCAAATTGAGGTCCAGAAGGAGAAACAGAGAGAGCTGATCCTGCAGCTGAAGACACAGCTGGATGACCTGGAGACCTTTGCTTACCAAGAGGGCAGCTATGATTCCCTGCCACAGTCTGTGGTTATGGAAAGACAACGG ATGATTATAAATGAGTTGATAAAGAAGCTGGACATGGACTTGAGTGAAGATTTTGCAGCGCTCTCTCCTGAGGAACTGCGGCAGCGGGTGGATGCTGCCATAGCACAGATTGTGAACCCAGCCAGGGTGAAGGAGCAGCTGGTGGAACAGCTGAAGACCCAGATAAGGGACCTCGAAATGTTCATCAACTTCATTCAGG ATGAAGTTGGAAGCTCTGGCAAGGCAGAAGATGGCCATTGTGACTGTGGAGGCTCCTACAAACCCAGCACCCGGCCTTCTGGGAACAGAg TGAACCCAGAAGATGCCAGAAGGATGCAAGAAACGGGCCTGCAGCTCATGCGCCGCGTGCTGGCCGTGCTGCAGATCTTTGCTGTCAGCCAGTTTGGCTGTGCCACGGGTCAGATCCCTCGCACCCTCTGGCAGAAGGACCAAGACAACCAGGACTTCTCCCCCTTAATAGAGAAGCTGGAGTTGTCGGTGGAGCGGGTGAGGCAGCTAGCCCTGAAACACCAGCAGGCAGAGCATGTTATCTGCtcctctgagctgcaggacGTTCCCCTGGGAGGCAGAGACGAGCTGACTCTGGCTGTGCGCAGGGAGCTGGCGGTGGCCCTGCGGGACCTGCTGGCCCACGGGCTCTACGCCTCTTCCCCAGGCATGAGCCTGGTGTTGGCCCCCATCGCGTGCTTGATTCCCGCCTTCACGCCCTCGCCGCAGACCATGCACCCCTGGGAACTCTTTGTCAAGTATTACAACGCTAAGAACGGCCGAGCCTTCGTGGAATCGCCGGCTCGCAAGCTGTCCCAGTCCTTCGCCTTGCCCGTGACAGGAGCAGTGGTGGCCACCCCGAAGCAGAGCCTGCTGGCAGCCATCCACACGGTGCTCACGGAGCACGGCCCCTTCAAGCGCAGCGCGGACTCGGAGCTGAAGGCGCTGGTGTGCATGGCGCTGAACGAGCAGCGCCTGGTCTCGTGGCTCAACCTCATCTGCAAGTCTGGAGCTCTGGTTCAGTCTCACTACCAGCCCTGGAGCTACATGGCCAACACCGGCTTCGAAAGCGCGCTCACCCTCCTCAGCCGCCTGAGCAACTTGAAGTTCAACCTCCCGGTTGACCTGGCTGTTCGGCAGCTGAAAAACATCAAAGATGCGTTTTGA
- the LOC119712222 gene encoding alanyl-tRNA editing protein Aarsd1-like, with translation MVFRCQRDSWARQFTTRVVSCRAAELRPEGGGEPVRGFQVVLEDTILFPEGGGQPDDRGLIGDVPVLRVTRRGPEAVHFVPAALEPGAEVLLSLDWERRFDHMQQHSGQHLISAVAEQMFGFKTTSWELGRQRSVIELDTPLVTAEQVEALEKSVNEKIRDRVPVTVRELAADDPEVETVKSRGLPDDHAGPVRVVDIEGIDSNLCCGTHVSNLSDLQVIKLLGVEKGKKNKTNLVFLVGNRVLKSIEQSHSTEKALTSLLKNGPGEHVEAVKRLQSSVKLLQKNNLNLLRDIAVLIARDFKSKPAPKQLFVLHRKEGDSEFMNIIANEIGTEETLLFLTVGDEKEAGLFLLAGPVEAVENLGPRVAELLGGKGAGKRGRFQGKAAKMSRRGEVQALLQEFISHQNPGA, from the exons ATGGTGTTCCGGTGCCAGCGGGACAGCTGGGCCCGGCAG TTCACCACCAGGGTGGTGTCGTGCCGGGCGGCCGAGCTGCGGCCCGAGGGCGGCGGGGAGCCGGTGCGCGGGTTCCAGGTGGTGCTGGAGGACACCATCCTCTTCCCCGAGGGCGGCGGGCAG CCGGACGATCGCGGCCTCATCGGGGACGTGCCGGTGCTGCGCGTGACGCGGCGGGGCCCCGAGGCCGTGCATTTCGTGCCGGCCGCGCTGGAACCGGGCGCCGAAGTGCTGCTGTCGCTGGACTGGGAGCGCCGCTTCGACCACATGCAGCAGCATTCAG GGCAGCATCTTATCAGTGCCGTTGCAGAACAGATGTTTGGATTCAAGACCACTTCATG ggagctgggccGTCAGCGCAGTGTCATTGAGCTGGACACCCCCttggtgacagcagagcaggtcGAGGCCCTGGAGAAGAGCGTGAACGAGAAAATCCGGGACAGGGTCCCTGTAACAGTGAGGGAGCTGGCTGCAGATGACCCTGAAGTTGAAACA GTGAAGAGCCGGGGGCTGCCTGATGACCACGCAGGGCCGGTGCGCGTGGTGGACATCGAAGGCATCGACTCCAACCTGTGCTGTGGCACTCACGTCTCCAACCTGAGTGACCTCCAg gttATTAAACTCCTTGGcgtggaaaaagggaaaaagaacaaaaccaacttGGTGTTCTTGGTGGGAAACAGAGTGCTGAAGTCAATCGAACAAAGTCACAGTACTGAGAAGGCTctaacctccctgctcaa aaatggaCCAGGTGAGCACGTAGAGGCTGTGAAGagactgcagagctctgtgaaaCTGCTCCAGAAG aataaccTGAACCTGCTTAGAGACATTGCTGTTTTGATAGCCCGGGACTTCAAGAGCAAACCTGCTCCAAAGCAGCTGTTTGTACTGCACAG GAAAGAGGGTGATTCTGAATTTATGAACATCATTGCTAATGAGATTGGGACAGAG GAAACCCTGCTATTCCTGACTGTGGGAGATGAAAAAGAAGCAGGACTCTTCCTTCTAGCTGGACCTGTTGAAGCGGTTGAAAATTTAGGTCCCAG ggtggcagagctgctgggtgggaaaggagctgggaagcGCGGCCGCTTCCAGGGCAAGGCAGCCAAGATGAGCCGGCGAGGAGAAGTgcaagctctgctccaggaattCATCAGCCATCAAAACCCTGGAGCATAA